In one window of bacterium DNA:
- a CDS encoding type IV toxin-antitoxin system AbiEi family antitoxin gives MKNNNKMNLGYRSLSKDELYLISRAEFEKRKLITKEFTQKLFGNFKKAANILDKLTRKGRLIQLQRGKYIVVPIKAPNQLWTPNEFVTAKLWMVDVPYYIGYFTMYNYWGFTEQIPQTIFVLNTKRSCTKIIGNVRYKAVKINKRKYYGIKRIRIDEEAVCISDKERTLVDFIYNPIGSFENVKKVLAANLKQINIDKFIKYLISFPVISVRKRAGYILEKLNRNIPQLKKLKETIGNEKTFVALNPANSSRKGKINKDWRIIVNE, from the coding sequence ATGAAAAACAATAACAAAATGAACCTTGGGTATAGAAGCCTTTCTAAAGATGAACTCTATTTAATCTCTCGGGCTGAGTTTGAGAAACGAAAGCTCATCACAAAAGAATTTACCCAAAAGCTTTTTGGAAATTTTAAAAAAGCGGCTAATATTTTAGATAAACTTACAAGAAAAGGACGTCTTATTCAACTCCAAAGAGGCAAATATATTGTTGTACCTATAAAAGCACCTAATCAGCTATGGACACCCAATGAATTTGTTACCGCTAAATTGTGGATGGTGGATGTGCCTTATTATATTGGGTATTTCACTATGTATAACTATTGGGGTTTTACAGAACAGATTCCCCAAACAATATTTGTATTAAATACTAAGAGATCATGTACAAAGATAATAGGTAATGTGAGATATAAAGCGGTTAAAATAAATAAGAGAAAGTATTATGGTATTAAAAGAATAAGAATAGATGAAGAGGCTGTGTGTATAAGTGATAAAGAACGAACCCTTGTAGATTTTATATACAATCCTATAGGGTCATTTGAGAATGTGAAGAAGGTGTTGGCGGCTAATTTAAAGCAAATCAATATTGATAAATTTATAAAATATCTTATTTCTTTTCCAGTAATTTCCGTTAGAAAAAGAGCCGGGTATATTTTAGAAAAATTGAATCGTAACATACCACAACTAAAAAAACTAAAAGAGACAATAGGCAATGAAAAGACGTTTGTTGCATTGAACCCAGCAAATTCTTCTCGGAAAGGGAAAATTAATAAAGATTGGAGAATCATTGTTAACGAATAG
- a CDS encoding ABC transporter permease, which produces MDFDAIRMIWLRDLIRHFRDRIRLLGSISRPILWLLIMGTGLRAVFNVHGISYTHFIFPGIIAMNLIFAAMQSTISIIWDREFGFLREILVAPIPRTSIVLGKTLSGSTVAFIEGLFVLAFAPFIKISIPLPHLFLLLPLMFFVAFVCTSLGIVIAARMTSFEGFGVISNFVIMPMFFLSGAIFPIDNLPFLINIAVRLNPLTYGVDFLRRFILGIKVFPLYMDFLYLTTFALVMLSIAVFEFNKRT; this is translated from the coding sequence ATGGATTTCGATGCTATACGAATGATTTGGTTGAGAGACCTTATCCGCCATTTCCGGGATAGAATAAGATTGTTAGGGTCTATTTCCCGACCGATACTCTGGCTTTTGATTATGGGCACAGGTTTAAGGGCTGTTTTTAATGTGCACGGGATATCTTATACTCATTTTATTTTTCCGGGAATTATTGCAATGAATCTTATCTTTGCGGCAATGCAGTCAACCATAAGCATTATCTGGGACAGGGAATTTGGGTTTTTAAGAGAAATTCTCGTTGCCCCGATACCGCGCACTTCCATTGTGCTCGGCAAGACCTTAAGTGGCTCAACAGTCGCTTTTATCGAGGGACTTTTTGTTTTAGCCTTCGCGCCGTTTATCAAAATAAGCATCCCTTTACCCCATCTTTTCTTACTTCTACCTTTGATGTTTTTCGTCGCCTTTGTTTGTACCAGCCTTGGTATTGTTATTGCCGCAAGGATGACTTCTTTTGAGGGCTTTGGCGTAATCTCCAACTTTGTAATTATGCCTATGTTCTTCTTAAGTGGTGCAATATTTCCCATTGATAATCTCCCCTTTTTGATAAATATTGCTGTCCGTTTGAATCCTTTAACATATGGGGTAGACTTCTTAAGAAGATTTATTTTAGGGATAAAAGTTTTTCCGCTTTACATGGATTTTCTGTATCTTACCACTTTTGCTCTGGTAATGTTAAGTATCGCAGTCTTTGAGTTCAATAAGAGGACCTAA
- a CDS encoding amino acid permease, whose product MERSLKRELTLLDVFCVATGAMMSSGLFILPGLAYAKAGPAVILSYIIAGVFCIPTVLSMAELTTAMPKAGGDYFYIMRGFGPLLGTIAGFSTWFSLSLKGAFALLGMGAYLTIMTHIPIHIVALICCLFFIILNLIGVKEAGRFQVWLVVGLLGILISYVVWGMRAVDFGHFSPFFSKGLNSLLATASFVFISYGGLTKVVALAEEVKNPGRNLPLGMILSLIVTSIFYALVIFVTIGVLSPENLKGTLTPISDGAGAFGGNVLKIIISIGAFLAFISTANAGIMTASRYPLSMSRDKLLPAVFQKISSQFKTPHIAIFFTGAFMVLAIYFLKLELLVKVASTVLILLYIFANLTLILFRESKLLSYRPKFYAPFYPYMQILGVLGGIFLLIEMGSFIIFLTTIFLLLGVVWYKVYAQKRAAQNTALIYVLERLVARDKELVSDSLLTELKEIVIQREGILGDKFQRLIEEGRVLDIDSPLKMEVFFKEVSVMLSRDLNVNSEELFKKFVKRETESSTVIGKGLAIPHIFVGAKNIAKVILVRAKTGIIFPNDQLVHIAFILVGSSGERVLHLKILAAIAQIVQNPEFEKKWLEAKGEEELKHVILLAERKKG is encoded by the coding sequence ATGGAGAGAAGTCTAAAAAGAGAACTTACTCTTTTAGATGTTTTCTGTGTAGCGACAGGGGCAATGATGAGTTCGGGCTTGTTTATTTTGCCCGGATTAGCTTATGCTAAAGCGGGGCCTGCGGTTATTCTATCTTACATAATAGCGGGTGTGTTTTGTATCCCTACGGTTTTGAGTATGGCAGAATTGACTACAGCGATGCCCAAGGCCGGCGGAGATTATTTCTATATCATGAGAGGATTTGGTCCGCTATTGGGAACAATAGCTGGTTTTAGTACCTGGTTTTCTTTGAGCCTGAAAGGGGCCTTTGCTTTGTTGGGTATGGGTGCGTATTTAACGATAATGACTCATATTCCAATACATATCGTTGCACTCATTTGTTGTTTATTTTTTATAATCTTGAATTTAATAGGAGTAAAAGAAGCTGGAAGATTTCAGGTGTGGTTAGTTGTTGGCCTATTAGGTATACTTATCAGCTATGTTGTCTGGGGTATGAGAGCTGTCGATTTCGGACATTTTTCGCCATTCTTTTCTAAAGGGCTGAATTCTTTGCTTGCGACAGCAAGCTTTGTCTTTATTTCCTATGGGGGATTGACTAAAGTAGTGGCTTTAGCTGAGGAAGTAAAAAATCCAGGCAGGAATTTACCTCTAGGCATGATACTTTCTCTTATTGTAACCTCTATTTTTTATGCTTTGGTTATCTTTGTAACTATAGGGGTTTTAAGTCCCGAGAACCTAAAAGGTACTCTTACTCCGATCTCAGACGGGGCAGGAGCCTTTGGTGGAAATGTTTTAAAAATTATTATAAGTATAGGCGCATTTTTGGCCTTTATTTCTACTGCTAACGCAGGGATTATGACTGCTTCAAGATACCCTTTGAGTATGAGCAGGGACAAGCTTTTACCCGCCGTTTTTCAAAAAATAAGCTCCCAATTCAAAACCCCTCATATCGCTATTTTCTTTACCGGCGCTTTTATGGTTTTGGCTATTTATTTTTTAAAGCTGGAATTACTGGTCAAAGTTGCCTCCACTGTGTTGATTTTACTTTATATATTCGCCAACCTGACCCTTATCTTATTCAGAGAAAGCAAGCTTCTAAGCTACAGGCCAAAATTCTATGCACCCTTTTATCCTTATATGCAGATTTTAGGGGTATTAGGAGGAATTTTTCTTTTAATAGAAATGGGCTCGTTTATTATTTTTCTGACTACTATTTTTCTTCTTTTGGGAGTTGTCTGGTACAAAGTATATGCGCAAAAAAGAGCAGCTCAAAACACAGCTCTCATATATGTTTTAGAAAGATTGGTTGCTAGGGATAAAGAATTAGTCTCAGACAGTCTTCTAACGGAGTTAAAAGAGATAGTTATCCAGCGAGAAGGGATTCTGGGCGATAAATTCCAGAGACTTATTGAAGAAGGGAGGGTTTTAGATATAGATTCCCCTTTAAAAATGGAAGTTTTTTTTAAAGAAGTTTCAGTCATGCTAAGTAGGGATCTAAATGTAAATTCTGAAGAATTATTCAAGAAATTTGTTAAAAGAGAGACGGAATCAAGCACAGTAATTGGAAAAGGGTTAGCTATTCCACATATCTTTGTCGGAGCGAAAAATATTGCTAAAGTCATTTTGGTTAGAGCAAAAACGGGGATTATTTTCCCTAATGATCAGTTAGTTCATATTGCGTTTATTCTTGTCGGTTCTTCTGGCGAACGTGTTTTACATCTAAAAATTTTAGCTGCTATTGCTCAAATTGTTCAGAATCCTGAATTTGAGAAGAAGTGGCTTGAGGCAAAAGGCGAAGAAGAGTTAAAACATGTTATTCTTTTGGCTGAGAGAAAAAAAGGTTAA
- a CDS encoding NAD(P)/FAD-dependent oxidoreductase, with protein sequence MAKEIYDIAVIGGGPAGIMGAIRAGQLKKNVVLIERNDCLGRKIILSGKGRCNVTNIAPIEKFVEKFGETGQFLKPALYSFFNQDLIDFFESKGLRLKIERQARVFPVTDNAQSIVEVLKRSLREGNVSVLYNMRLVDLEKKDSLFLLHLEGNKRVSARKVILATGGASYKVTGSTGDGFRLAKKFGHTIAALKPGLVPLKTKELWVKELQGLTLKNIRITFEYGKKKTRSAVGELLFTHFGVSGPLILDLSKEIVSVLEKHKEVRLLIDLKPGLRPEQIEKRLLNEFNARGKSQIKNIMKGLLPQRLIPVFIRLSDIEPENRGNQITQKERPRIIDLLKALPLTIIGSLRLEEAMVTDGGVSTKEINPRTMESKIVPGLYFAGEIIDGSAPSGGYNLQKAFSTGYLAGEKAGSLK encoded by the coding sequence TTGGCTAAAGAAATATACGATATTGCCGTCATTGGTGGAGGTCCAGCGGGGATTATGGGGGCAATTCGGGCTGGACAGCTTAAGAAAAATGTGGTTTTAATAGAGAGAAATGACTGTCTCGGTAGAAAAATCATCCTCAGCGGAAAGGGAAGGTGTAATGTTACGAATATCGCGCCGATAGAAAAATTTGTGGAGAAGTTTGGCGAAACGGGTCAGTTCTTGAAACCAGCACTTTATAGTTTTTTCAATCAGGATTTGATAGATTTTTTTGAATCAAAAGGCCTCAGGCTGAAGATAGAAAGGCAGGCCCGCGTGTTCCCAGTCACGGACAATGCCCAATCTATTGTAGAAGTTTTAAAAAGGTCTCTTAGAGAAGGTAATGTTTCAGTACTCTACAATATGCGGTTAGTGGATTTAGAAAAAAAGGACAGCTTATTCCTATTGCACCTGGAAGGCAATAAGAGGGTGAGTGCCAGAAAAGTCATATTGGCAACAGGGGGAGCTTCCTATAAGGTAACAGGTTCTACCGGCGACGGTTTTCGTCTCGCCAAAAAATTTGGACATACTATCGCCGCTTTAAAACCAGGTCTCGTGCCTTTAAAAACAAAAGAATTATGGGTAAAGGAGCTACAGGGACTTACATTGAAAAACATCCGCATTACCTTTGAATATGGCAAGAAGAAGACACGTTCTGCTGTAGGCGAACTTTTGTTTACCCATTTTGGAGTCTCTGGACCGCTGATACTCGATTTAAGCAAGGAAATCGTCTCCGTCCTCGAAAAGCATAAAGAAGTCCGTCTCCTTATCGACCTCAAGCCAGGATTGAGACCCGAACAGATTGAAAAGAGATTACTAAATGAGTTCAATGCCAGGGGAAAAAGCCAGATAAAGAATATTATGAAAGGTCTTTTACCCCAGAGATTAATTCCTGTATTCATTCGTCTATCAGACATAGAGCCGGAAAATAGAGGAAATCAGATTACCCAGAAAGAAAGACCACGGATAATAGATTTATTGAAAGCCTTACCTTTAACCATTATTGGCTCCTTACGTCTGGAAGAGGCAATGGTCACTGATGGTGGCGTCTCCACAAAAGAGATAAATCCCCGGACAATGGAATCAAAAATTGTTCCCGGCTTATATTTTGCCGGCGAAATCATAGACGGTTCCGCCCCTAGTGGCGGATATAATCTCCAGAAGGCTTTTTCCACCGGCTACCTCGCCGGCGAAAAAGCAGGCTCTCTTAAATAG
- a CDS encoding HEPN domain-containing protein, with amino-acid sequence MSDLKKEMLKIKVKGYFDNGDLKVDPTITALVKYHVDKARHNIETGSLLMEVSEDKESKKRLKVSADYIGHDWTISCGYYAMFHAATAALAAIGIKAQSHESLIEGLEYHFVFKGKAIESEDIKKIKSAKRLDEKYVNRMWATKSKRNTAQYKADAVIAQKDAEKVYKNAIDFVDTIESLIKGLK; translated from the coding sequence ATGAGTGATTTGAAGAAAGAAATGCTAAAAATAAAAGTAAAAGGTTATTTTGATAATGGCGATTTAAAAGTAGACCCTACGATTACAGCACTAGTAAAATATCATGTTGATAAAGCAAGGCATAATATTGAGACAGGTTCTTTGCTTATGGAGGTTTCGGAAGATAAAGAGAGCAAGAAAAGACTAAAAGTAAGTGCCGATTATATCGGACATGATTGGACTATAAGCTGTGGATATTATGCAATGTTTCATGCGGCAACAGCTGCGTTGGCCGCAATAGGGATAAAAGCCCAAAGCCATGAAAGCCTTATCGAGGGTTTAGAATATCATTTTGTTTTCAAAGGAAAAGCTATAGAATCAGAGGACATCAAGAAGATAAAATCTGCAAAAAGGCTTGATGAGAAATATGTTAATAGAATGTGGGCCACGAAATCCAAAAGAAATACAGCACAGTATAAGGCCGATGCAGTTATTGCGCAAAAAGATGCTGAAAAGGTTTATAAAAATGCAATAGATTTTGTTGATACGATAGAAAGTTTAATAAAGGGATTAAAATAA
- the rlmN gene encoding 23S rRNA (adenine(2503)-C(2))-methyltransferase RlmN, with protein MGKNDIRNLTLEELKKTVVEMHEARYRANQIFSWLYRRGVHDFHEMDNIPVTLRDKLGENYYISALELSQHLKSTDGTEKFLFKLADGNFIESVLIYAKNRKTICLSTQVGCKFACSFCASGFIGFIRNLTPAEITNQILFLQHNLKHKITNYVLMGMGEPLDNYENVCKAIMIMNDPEGMAIGARRITISTCGIIPGMKKLQDLSLQVNLSVSLHATNNNLRDALMPINKRYPLEKLIKACQDLIDATGRMITIEYILIKDKNDSLEDADKLAAIAKKLKAKVNLVPYSAIPTLNFQSTGRKETNIFMNKLIKRGVNATLRESKGKDIQAACGQLAGRAKE; from the coding sequence ATGGGTAAGAATGATATCAGGAATTTGACATTGGAAGAACTTAAAAAAACAGTTGTGGAGATGCACGAAGCACGCTATAGAGCCAACCAGATATTCTCCTGGCTTTATCGAAGAGGCGTCCACGATTTTCACGAAATGGACAATATACCAGTGACGCTTAGAGATAAACTTGGCGAGAACTATTACATAAGCGCTCTTGAGCTTTCCCAGCATCTTAAGTCAACTGACGGTACTGAAAAATTTCTTTTTAAACTCGCGGACGGAAATTTCATAGAAAGCGTCCTTATTTATGCAAAAAATAGAAAAACAATATGCCTTTCTACTCAGGTTGGCTGTAAATTTGCTTGCTCCTTCTGTGCCAGCGGGTTTATAGGCTTTATAAGAAATCTTACGCCAGCAGAAATTACAAACCAGATACTGTTTTTGCAACACAATCTTAAGCACAAGATAACGAATTATGTGCTTATGGGTATGGGAGAGCCCCTGGACAACTACGAGAATGTTTGCAAAGCTATTATGATAATGAACGACCCGGAAGGAATGGCCATAGGAGCAAGAAGGATTACTATTTCCACATGTGGAATAATCCCGGGAATGAAGAAACTCCAGGATTTGAGCCTCCAGGTGAATCTATCTGTGTCCCTCCACGCTACAAACAATAACCTGAGAGATGCGCTTATGCCGATTAATAAACGGTATCCATTAGAAAAACTTATTAAGGCGTGCCAGGACCTGATAGATGCTACGGGAAGAATGATTACCATTGAATATATTTTAATAAAGGATAAGAACGATTCTCTGGAAGATGCAGATAAGCTTGCGGCAATAGCGAAAAAATTGAAAGCAAAGGTGAATCTGGTACCCTATAGCGCAATTCCCACCTTGAACTTTCAGTCCACAGGAAGAAAAGAGACGAATATATTTATGAATAAACTTATTAAGAGAGGAGTAAATGCAACTCTCAGAGAATCAAAGGGGAAAGATATACAGGCTGCCTGCGGGCAGTTAGCAGGCAGGGCAAAAGAATGA
- a CDS encoding ATP-binding cassette domain-containing protein — translation MNEEVIKVKNLSRDFGNFRAVDNISFAVKATEIFGFLGPNGAGKTTTINILCTLLLPTSGEAIVNGFNVVTSPDEVRKSIGIIFQDPSLDERLTAYENLNFHGMIYHIPRKTRKERIKEVLDMVGLYSKKDSIVRTFSGGMRRRLEIARGLMHHPKILFLDEPTIGLDPQTRQYIWDYLLNLSKEEGITMFLTTHYMDEAEICQRVAIIDYGKIIALDSPRQLKNEFSLSSLNEVFLRLTNHGIREEEASFKEHLGHIVRSRKLR, via the coding sequence ATGAATGAAGAAGTAATCAAGGTTAAGAATTTATCAAGGGATTTCGGTAATTTTCGGGCAGTGGACAATATCTCATTTGCAGTGAAAGCTACCGAGATTTTTGGTTTCTTAGGGCCAAATGGCGCGGGAAAAACAACAACTATAAATATTCTCTGCACCCTCCTTCTGCCTACCAGCGGAGAGGCAATTGTAAATGGATTTAATGTAGTAACTTCTCCCGATGAGGTAAGAAAGTCTATTGGCATCATTTTTCAGGACCCCAGTCTGGATGAACGGCTTACTGCTTACGAAAACCTAAATTTTCATGGGATGATTTACCATATACCCCGAAAGACAAGAAAAGAGCGCATCAAGGAAGTTCTGGATATGGTGGGGCTCTATTCCAAGAAAGATTCTATTGTCCGCACATTTTCAGGCGGAATGAGAAGAAGGCTGGAAATTGCTCGGGGCCTTATGCATCATCCTAAGATTCTATTCCTGGATGAACCAACCATTGGCTTAGACCCGCAAACAAGACAGTATATCTGGGATTACCTGTTAAACCTATCAAAGGAAGAAGGAATAACCATGTTTCTCACCACGCACTATATGGACGAGGCAGAAATCTGCCAGCGTGTAGCAATTATTGATTATGGCAAAATCATCGCTCTCGACAGCCCCCGTCAATTAAAAAATGAGTTCAGCTTGAGTAGTTTGAATGAGGTATTTTTAAGACTTACTAACCATGGTATCCGCGAGGAAGAAGCCAGTTTCAAAGAACATTTGGGTCATATTGTGCGCTCAAGGAAATTGAGGTAA
- a CDS encoding nucleotidyl transferase AbiEii/AbiGii toxin family protein codes for MDKPVYNVIKHFYKDPFTGEDLIPRNKILSLSLNETVAEKLKAAITRKDLAIRDYYDLWCIAETKFDFHNKRFLTIFKKKLEEEGYNGDYRHNFGLDKDAVKLLQHQVATDLIPVIRLGERFQLNKVFERFNKLWGTIVNC; via the coding sequence ATGGATAAGCCTGTTTATAATGTGATTAAACATTTTTATAAGGACCCTTTTACAGGCGAAGATTTAATCCCTAGAAATAAAATACTATCCCTTTCTCTAAATGAAACAGTTGCAGAGAAACTTAAGGCTGCAATCACAAGGAAAGATTTAGCAATCCGTGATTATTATGATTTATGGTGTATAGCAGAAACTAAGTTTGATTTTCATAACAAACGATTTCTTACTATATTTAAAAAGAAACTTGAAGAGGAAGGTTATAATGGTGATTATAGACATAACTTTGGTTTGGATAAAGATGCGGTTAAGTTACTGCAACACCAAGTAGCAACAGATTTAATACCTGTCATCCGTTTAGGGGAACGTTTCCAACTCAATAAGGTTTTTGAACGGTTTAATAAATTGTGGGGCACAATAGTTAATTGTTGA
- a CDS encoding MFS transporter, which yields MTNQNDNKKNKSLKFSFSDGIFASGMTGFTQEYLTPFLLLLGATAKHIGMLSALPNFFASLIQVKSADLTERLKSRKKTINIFVLLHALMLLPMAIMALSGGGKPVTFIVYVVLFTSFGALATPAWGSLMSDLVDENKRGTYFGWRNRTLGFITVAAALIAGFILQKMKGVNIFYGFTLIFGLAFIFRMMSWYFLTRMYEPPLNHGKENQFTLFDFLARIKESNFAKFVLFVSMMNFSVNLAAPFFAVLMLKDLHFSYILYIIITIAATLTVYIMIRRWGRHADRIGNLKIIKFTSPLIGVIPLMWIFNRNPAFLIFAQVFSGFLWAGFNLCTTNFIYDAVTPEKRTRCISYFNVLNGLALAGGALLGGFLLQRLPPLFGYKILTLFLISSTLRIMVGIFMPLKLREVRPVEETKSNQLFFSMIGIKPLLGIERKTIRY from the coding sequence ATGACAAATCAAAACGATAATAAGAAAAATAAAAGTTTAAAATTTTCGTTTTCCGACGGGATATTTGCCAGTGGAATGACTGGCTTTACCCAGGAATATCTCACTCCATTTTTACTCTTGTTAGGCGCCACAGCAAAACATATAGGAATGCTGAGCGCTCTTCCTAATTTCTTTGCATCTCTGATACAGGTTAAAAGTGCTGACCTTACCGAGCGCCTGAAGTCGCGGAAGAAGACTATCAACATCTTTGTTTTACTTCATGCGCTTATGTTATTGCCAATGGCAATTATGGCTTTGTCAGGTGGAGGGAAACCAGTTACTTTTATAGTATATGTAGTTCTGTTTACATCATTTGGAGCACTTGCCACCCCTGCATGGGGAAGCCTAATGTCAGACCTGGTGGATGAAAACAAGAGAGGAACATATTTTGGCTGGAGGAACAGGACACTGGGGTTCATAACAGTCGCCGCAGCCTTAATAGCTGGATTCATTCTTCAGAAGATGAAAGGAGTTAACATATTTTATGGCTTTACGCTTATTTTTGGTCTTGCGTTCATATTCAGGATGATGTCCTGGTATTTTTTAACAAGAATGTATGAACCACCTTTGAACCACGGGAAAGAAAATCAATTTACTTTATTTGATTTCCTGGCTCGAATAAAAGAGAGCAATTTTGCAAAATTTGTTCTGTTCGTATCTATGATGAATTTCTCTGTTAATTTGGCAGCTCCATTTTTTGCAGTACTAATGCTTAAGGATTTACATTTTAGTTACATTCTTTATATCATTATCACCATTGCTGCAACTCTTACGGTTTACATTATGATTAGACGGTGGGGCAGACATGCAGACAGAATTGGCAACCTGAAAATTATTAAATTTACATCCCCCTTAATTGGAGTAATTCCATTAATGTGGATTTTTAACCGTAACCCGGCATTCCTGATTTTCGCTCAAGTATTCTCTGGATTTTTATGGGCAGGATTTAACCTTTGTACAACCAATTTTATCTACGATGCAGTAACTCCTGAAAAACGAACCCGCTGCATATCGTATTTTAATGTACTCAATGGATTAGCGCTCGCTGGTGGCGCACTTCTTGGCGGATTTTTATTGCAGAGACTACCGCCTCTTTTTGGGTACAAAATCTTAACGCTTTTCTTAATATCTTCCACGTTAAGAATTATGGTTGGTATTTTTATGCCACTGAAATTGAGAGAAGTGAGACCTGTCGAAGAAACCAAGAGTAATCAGCTCTTTTTCAGTATGATTGGCATAAAACCGCTCCTGGGAATTGAAAGAAAGACAATTAGATATTAA
- a CDS encoding HAD-IB family phosphatase produces MNYKLIIFDIDGTIAKHISSWRYIHEKLGLWHKQAYRYQEKFLAGKISYRKFCEFDAAHWKGLPEKKIREIFKKVPYAKNAAQYIRRLKKMGFKLAAISTGLQYIADRIKKELKFDYVLSNKLISTKGILTGKVKINITHGAKGRILRKIVKKFRVEPEEVICVGDSHGDISLARRSGYSLAFNSSDESFSKIVDYNCKTNDFKEVYNKIVSISEEKK; encoded by the coding sequence ATGAATTACAAACTTATAATTTTTGATATTGACGGTACGATAGCCAAACACATAAGCTCCTGGAGATATATCCATGAAAAACTCGGATTGTGGCATAAGCAGGCATATCGCTATCAGGAGAAGTTTCTTGCCGGAAAGATAAGTTACAGAAAATTCTGTGAATTTGACGCGGCTCACTGGAAGGGATTACCGGAAAAAAAGATAAGAGAAATTTTCAAAAAAGTCCCCTATGCCAAAAACGCAGCGCAGTACATAAGGAGGCTCAAAAAAATGGGTTTCAAACTGGCTGCTATCTCTACAGGTCTTCAGTATATAGCCGACAGAATAAAGAAAGAGCTAAAATTTGATTACGTCTTATCCAATAAATTGATTTCCACAAAAGGTATTCTTACGGGAAAGGTCAAAATAAATATAACCCACGGAGCAAAAGGGAGAATTCTGAGAAAAATAGTGAAGAAGTTCCGGGTAGAACCAGAGGAAGTGATCTGCGTGGGCGATAGCCACGGAGATATATCCCTGGCGAGACGCTCAGGCTACTCCCTCGCTTTTAACTCATCGGATGAATCTTTCTCGAAAATTGTGGATTATAATTGTAAGACAAATGACTTCAAAGAAGTCTACAATAAAATAGTATCTATCTCCGAAGAAAAAAAGTAG
- a CDS encoding nucleotidyltransferase domain-containing protein: protein MQDKIVKLFYDDVYAQFTINELATKTNISYSYVYRQVEELKDKEILIIEQRSNRKYCRPNYKNPEVKTSFVKISNQIAEDFLKKRDKIFFVVEKLLSELPKKTDFNLLSVVLFGSLAKGTDFKKSDIDLFILVPSKKKYDEIIDMECVALSKGFGVEINPLVSEPTNLLAMLKDKEHNVAKEILKNKIILFGAEKFWELILEVIK, encoded by the coding sequence ATGCAAGATAAAATAGTAAAGCTATTCTATGATGACGTATATGCGCAATTTACAATAAACGAGTTAGCTACAAAAACAAACATTTCTTACAGTTATGTGTACAGACAAGTTGAAGAATTGAAAGATAAAGAGATTTTAATTATTGAACAGCGTTCAAACCGTAAATATTGTAGGCCTAACTATAAAAATCCAGAGGTAAAAACAAGCTTTGTTAAAATATCAAATCAGATAGCTGAAGATTTTCTAAAGAAAAGAGACAAGATTTTTTTTGTAGTTGAAAAGCTTCTTTCGGAGTTACCTAAAAAGACAGATTTTAACTTACTTTCTGTCGTTCTATTTGGATCTTTGGCTAAAGGGACCGACTTTAAAAAAAGTGATATCGACCTTTTTATCCTTGTCCCTTCAAAAAAGAAATATGATGAAATTATTGATATGGAATGTGTCGCCTTGTCAAAAGGTTTTGGTGTCGAAATAAACCCTTTGGTTTCTGAGCCAACAAATTTATTAGCAATGTTAAAAGATAAGGAGCATAATGTAGCCAAGGAGATCTTAAAAAATAAAATAATATTGTTTGGTGCAGAGAAATTTTGGGAACTGATATTGGAGGTAATAAAATGA